Proteins encoded by one window of Culicoides brevitarsis isolate CSIRO-B50_1 chromosome 2, AGI_CSIRO_Cbre_v1, whole genome shotgun sequence:
- the LOC134828742 gene encoding uncharacterized protein LOC134828742 codes for MFKKSESEKLPPLPKPPTVEQIVEDMETFKEEGHEVEKFREIIADSKNLDRDWWRVFHTFMEDNKQLELTDETIQQLKSSLIDANTEILNAKADIHAKIEEQKRRLAKIRECWECNERAKSIEK; via the exons atgttcaaaaaatctgAGTCTGAGAAGCTGCCTCCGTTACCGAAACCTCCTACAGTCGAACAAATAGTAGAAGACATGGAGACATTCAAGGAAGAAGGGCATGAAGTGGAGAAATTCAG AGAAATAATTGCAGATTCAAAAAATCTGGATAGAGATTGGTGGCGTGTATTTCATACTTTTATGGAAGACAACAAACAGCTGGAGTTAACAGACGAAACAATACAACAATTAAAGTCCTCTTTGATCGATGCCAATACAGAAATATTGAACGCTAAAGCGGACATTCATGCGAAAATTGAGGAGCAAAAGCGTAGACTGGCCAAGATTCGAGAATGCTGGGAGTGCAACGAGCGGGCAAAGAGCATAGAAAAATAG
- the LOC134831751 gene encoding uncharacterized protein LOC134831751: protein MLKKLILFALVLFGAIVLVSSQTRDVSNSEIRDTILSLVQSYSLLDNKLERHEQRERALGELVKKALLTLQKNQRMFEPMKGTFTRLDERVSQIETMLLTQEENSKNDQEKLREALEGILAFMNNNGRGGIEGSSTADESEVIKKIDELSENVRGLRITLAEMRAERSFAEENSKQLVNKAEKLVESRLASTDEVISKLEDKLSNFYVTSPNGNGKASSDFENMESTLAKINEKLDMVIDKEFIHGLANDTLEAITDMRLEVLTASDKSFVKNGNRFKSIETKLDEIVKHIDDSSVTAESFYSKFDKENELLKEEIANLSKLEKVMVQTGENVLDVKRRVEFGVHQILLEVNDLIKENSNDLGANISKRFDEIDGTIMANISSKIETEISQVWRQIGIMYQEISSSKVALDKLQQQTELYVNGTITTMDSMQGKVTLITGRMSEVDDNLNYLLGRLSLVTQEFGLIKTGLGDALQSIRNSFKAVQEQVQDKGPGPHNIPEDETEGNSLG from the exons atgttaaaaaagttaattttatttgctttagTATTATTTGGTGCCATTGTTCTTGTATCTAGCCAAACTAGAGATGTATC AAACTCAGAGATACGCGATACAATTTTGTCGCTCGTACAATCATATAGCTTATTAGATAACAAGTTAGAACGTCATGAACAAAGAGAGCGTGCATTAGGCGAACTTGTTAAAAAGGCATTATTAACATTGCAAAAGAATCAACGAATGTTTGAACCAATGAAAGGGACATTTACACGTTTAGATGAGAGAGTTAGTCAAATTGAAACAATGTTATTAACG caagaagaaaattctaaaaacgaCCAAGAAAAGTTGAGAGAAGCACTTGAAGGTATTCTCgcttttatgaataataatggTCGTGGTGGTATTGAAGGAAGCTCTACTGCAGATGAATCTGAAGTTATAAAGAAAATCGACGAGCTATCCGAGAATGTTCGTGGTCTCCGAATCACCCTTGCAGAAATGCGTGCTGAACGATCCTTTGCCGAGGAGAATAGTAAACAATTGGTGAATAAAGCGGAGAAATTAGTTGAAAGCCGACTTGCATCGACCGATGAGGTTATTTCAAAATTGGAAGATAAATTGTCCAATTTCTATGTTACAAGTCCAAATGGCAATGGAAAAGCAAGCAgtgattttgaaaatatggAATCCACTCTtgcgaaaattaatgaaaaattggacATGGTCATTGATAAAGAATTCATTCATGGCTTGGCAAATGATACCTTAGAAGCAATAACTGACATGAGACTTGAAGTGCTGACGGCATCAGATAAAA GTTTCGTCAAAAATGGAAATCGTTTTAAAAGTATTGAAACAAAGTTAgatgaaattgtaaaacacATTGACGATTCAAGTGTGACTGCTGAAAGCTTTTATTCCAAGTTTGACAAAGAAAATGAATTGTTGAAAGAGGAAATCGctaatttatcaaaacttgAGAAAGTAATGGTTCAAACTGGAGAAAATGTTTTGGATGTGAAACGTCGCGTGGAATTTGGAGTTCACCAAATCCTGTTGGAAGTCAATGACTTGATAAAAGAAAACTCAAATGACTTGGGTGCTAATATCAGTAAAAG atttgatgaaattgatgGCACAATCATGGCAAACATTTCTAGCAAGATTGAAACAGAAATTAGCCAAGTTTGGCGTCAAATTGGAATCATGTATCAAGAAATCTCGTCTAGTAAGGTAGCACTAGATAAACTTCAACAGCAAACAGAGCTTTACGTAAATGGAACAATCACTACGATGGACAGCATGCAGGGCAAAGTTACTCTCATCACAGGACGTATGTCTGAAGTGGATGACAACTTGAACTATTTGTTGGGTCGTTTGTCTTTAGTCACACAAGAGTTTGGTTTAATTAAAACTGGTCTAGGAGATGCCCTACAAAGTATTCGTAATTCATTTAAAGCGGTACAAGAGCAGGTTCAAG ACAAAGGTCCGGGACCACATAATATTCCAGAAGATGAAACCGAAGGTAATTCACTCGGGTAA
- the LOC134830066 gene encoding uncharacterized protein LOC134830066, whose amino-acid sequence MSDQFVTPRLRTVLKTYQNSATKSLQGPGLTLIHPHKKEIESPESGDEHMSHLSPMPPPPAPIILPHPILTAPDSRTGVLHKTLIEGKLIGSFELGGEMRLCLAQFLNDVLTDFGMDQINRVFDELRIFCSQCTPEQLQEFKHAKIIPTVVSSCGLITRTNAERLCSALLHLPERPGSMKGLLSFKVYHRCFGKCEGICTPEMYSLKEPACIQCMECNGFFSPQRFVCHVHRQENETCHWGFDSSNWRDYIHVDVEEQNREKFEKLLDALKEREREELEYLEIYLRKREHLKRKPIDESALSPTTLHSEDIPCVKKQKLSPEELSSIEMYHQHVLATQLRYPQMSAAFRPWTLQQQLAAATRTQQPPPQSPTNIGSAGAMNSKRRIHMLPFNGAMNPEGFTEPPILQNPDKVVRMTDSQTFQSSLQPNVALAPRKLATLKENMHDGSREKTEMNGSRTPSMDHTINIKIEPQIKQEPPSTPPDMIQSPDIRYSPAGTTTHHRSSTDVTPVVSPELSQSGSNEITSSTSPVPALTHDNNTIVKKQESLSPSPNEQASQEENRIHHNLHVNSGDSIGVGQNAGHIMHQHHIHHHHETMSRLRHGTTIPSDNMHHRSQSLSNSPSVKMNGVVSTMVGTELELSTDTDDESIAGEPDSSNTPYEIPSEFLKDVRPDHREKLINVIKALVQENVVSRQENEAIRIELQRKCDQYDELLQKYESIQQQLDHAFNDVSKNRQQLSSGNNVSANDNADTKKLEPSVITTKRPEINNFNNHDVSLSSHVNHSNERRNGYSNSVDVEIIKKTIKHSTDDTVVIMPSKRDAEIKLTTNTELVRSTVN is encoded by the exons atgtcTGACCAATTTGTGACGCCACGTTTGCGTACGGTCTTAAAGACGTACCAAAACAGTGCAACAAAAAGTCTACAAGGTCCCGGACTGACGCTCATCCATCCACACAAGAAGGAAATCGAGTCGCCAGAATCAGGAGATGAGCACATGTCGCACCTGTCACCAATGCCACCACCTCCTGCCCCAATAATACTGCCACATCCGATTCTTACGGCACCCGATTCACGTACAGGCGTACTACATAAGACACTTATCGAGGGCAAGTTGATTGGAAGCTTTGAATTAGGTGGAGAAATGCGCTTGTGTCTCGcacaatttttaaacgatGTACTCACCGACTTCGGGATGGACCAGATAAATAGAGTCTTTGACGAACTCAGAATTTTCTGTTCGCAATGTACGCCGGAGCAGTTGCAGGAATTTAAGCATGCCAAAATTATACCGACTGTCGTAAGCAGTTGTGGACTCATTACACGAACTAACGCCGAAAGACTATGCAGTGCACTACTTCACCTTCCAGAAAGACCAGGAAGCATGAAAGGTCTTCTTTCCTTCAAAGTATATCATCGGTGCTTCGGCAAGTGTGAGGGCATTTGTACACCAGAAATGTATTCATTGAAGGAGCCGGCCTGCATTCAATGTATGGAGtgtaatggatttttttcaccGCAGAGATTTGTGTGCCATGTACATCGGCAGGAGAACGAAACATGTCATTGGGGCTTTGATTCGTCAAATTGGCGTGATTACATTCACGTAGATGTAGAGGAACAAAATCGGGAAAAGTTTGAGAAACTTTTGGATGCTTTGAAGGAGCGTGAACGCGAAGAATTGGAATACTTGGAAATTTATTTGCGAAAACGAGAACATCTCAAAAGAAAG ccTATCGATGAATCAGCTTTGTCCCCAACAACACTTCACTCCGAGGACATTCCATGTGTTAAAAAGCAAAAGTTATCTCCTGAGGAACTTTCGTCTATAGAAATGTATCACCAGCATGTCTTGGCCACACAACTGCGCTATCCACAAATGTCTGCTGCATTTAGACCTTGgacattacaacaacaacttgcAGCCGCCACCCGAACACAACAACCACCTCCACAGTCACCTACGAATATTGGCTCTGCTGGTGCCATGAATTCAAAACGACGAATTCATATGCTTCCATTTAATGGTGCGATGAATCCCGAGGGTTTTACGGAACCACCAATTCTCCAAAATCCAGATAAAGTTGTACGTATGACAGACAGTCAAACATTTCAATCTAGTCTTCAGCCTAATGTAGCATTAGCACCACGTAAATTGGCCACACTTAAAGAAAATATGCACGATGGCAGTCGAGAAAAAACTGAGATGAACGGAAGTCGTACTCCGTCAATGGATCATacgataaatataaaaatcgaaCCACAAATTAAACAAGAGCCACCCAGTACACCGCCAGACATGATTCAATCTCCTGATATTCGATACTCTCCAGCGGGAACAACAACACATCACCGGTCTAGTACTGATGTAACACCAGTAGTGAGTCCCGAATTATCGCAATCTGGCTCCAATGAAATTACATCTTCGACCTCTCCTGTACCTGCCCTAACTCATGATAACAATACCATCGTTAAAAAACAAGAAAGTCTGAGTCCTTCTCCCAATGAACAAGCGAGTCAAGAAGAAAATCGGATACATCACAATCTTCACGTAAATTCAGGAGATTCAATTGGTGTTGGACAAAATGCTGGTCATATTATGCATCAGCATCAtatccatcatcatcatgagacGATGAGCCGTTTACGACATGGTACAACTATCCCCTCAGATAATATGCATCATAGATCTCAATCTTTATCGAATTCTCCTTCTGTTAAAATGAATGGCGTTGTCTCTACCATGGTCGGTACAGAATTAGAGCTAAGTACAGATACAGATGACGAAAGTATTGCTGGTGAGCCGGATAGTAGTAATACTCCTTATGAAATTCCAAGTGAGTTTCTCAAAGATGTTCGTCCAGATCATCgtgaaaaactaataaatgtCATCAAAGCGCTGGTCCAAGAAAATGTGGTATCACGGCAAGAAAATGAAGCTATTCGCATCGAGTTACAACGAAAATGTGATCAATACGATGAGCtacttcaaaaatatgaatcgATTCAGCAACAATTAGATCACGCCTTTAATGATGTCTCAAAAAACCGACAGCAACTAAGTTCTGGTAACAATGTTTCTGCAAATGATAATGCAGatacaaaaaaacttgaacCTTCTGTGATAACGACAAAAAGGCcagaaataaataactttaataatCACGATGTCTCACTAAGTTCACATGTAAACCATTCTAACGAAAGGCGTAACGGTTATTCAAACAGTGTAGATGTTGAAATTATCAAGAAAACCATTAAACATAGTACGGACGATACAGTTGTTATTATGCCTTCCAAAAGAGACGCTGAAATTAAGCTCACGACAAATACAGAGCTAGTTAGAAGTACGGTTAACTGA
- the LOC134831186 gene encoding NADH dehydrogenase [ubiquinone] 1 beta subcomplex subunit 10 translates to MGADGHSPFERFANSVAATLDGPVTWFRKSIVEPNQKQYPWYHQQFRRVPTIDECYTDDRVCQFEADEQFRRDKMVDNEILTILRQRFEDCVFYEAPDHVAKCQGFMDYLKRAEENWFTKYGDLGAYGKARAAYMKQKHRLIWERRHGPVGSGMKTEGA, encoded by the exons ATGGGTGCAGACGGACACAGTCCTTTTGAGCGATTCGCAAACTCTGTGGCGGCTACGTTAGATGGACCAGTTACGTGGTTCCGCA AGTCCATCGTTGAGCCTAATCAAAAACAATATCCTTGGTATCACCAACAATTTCGCAGAGTGCCCACAATCGACGAGTGCTATACGGATGACCGTGTGTGCCAATTTGAAGCAGACGAGCAATTTAGACGTGACAA AATGGTCGACAATGAAATTCTCACCATTTTACGACAACGTTTCGAAGATTGCGTCTTTTATGAGGCTCCAGATCATGTGGCCAAATGTCAAGGATTCATGGATTACTTGAAAAGAGCAGAAGAAAACTGGTTTACGAAAT ATGGAGACTTGGGTGCATATGGAAAAGCTAGAGCTGCTTATATGAAACAAAAGCATCGTTTGATTTGGGAGCGCCGTCATGGGCCCGTTGGGAGTGGCATGAAAACTGAAGGTGCTTAA
- the LOC134829400 gene encoding uncharacterized protein LOC134829400, whose product MSKLSFRARALDPSKPMPIYLADELPDLPEYSAINRAVPQMPSGMEKEEESEHHLQRAICAGLLIPTPEVSTVDDDAFYNRVYPPDYKMPRQLIHMQPLGMDTDIPDYDMDAADEIWVESQQRRLDLTPLKFEQMMDKLEKSSGQTVVTLNEAKALLKEDDDVSIAVFDYWLNKRLTTQTPLIPCVKTENRTGMAPNNPYLAFRRRTEKMQTRKNRKNDEFSYEKMCKLKRELSRAVTLLEMIKRREKSKRAQLLLTIEIFEKRYAARDFNGQLVQDIVNSMARSQRPACAPLHSNQYQYSPLSSSNLATWGNSGSGTTSNSHLLYNSSSQYHSTTSQKSSNHSTMIRDADGNIIRKEKRQYRKRKHKLQKEKGLQSNSGLINVGNAGNTAVGYSSTGHHLHHLSGIHHSSIDNMLSSDDDEYNNGNNAAGSESEDEGLYAFKRNRNCNYNRPITEQYGDWPWVSAEEHGKADKKYRFTLTSIRHPKPRCIGFARRRMTRNGRIALDRCSTSLDDFWKSLDYTIFDSEKQKSESALQQKQQQQATSVIEDRCTEDRLHSDTRKEMAGRIRMSSVGESWSASPSSLSFGASESLENVIKSESVETPTSIKIKEEQLDDYERLIDNVNNDRNNKQISNSCSSSNNTLRNNINSSSSASSSSVPVVTSTNPKNSSFTNEFLDYAVKSERTGSVSSTSSVQNVRLNQQQQQTDTLHLVHPNLSLASATNSSVQTSNNNNQLSHTQESRDSGISIKSESINDNDANLLHQLPQELSDSIYDEFLDEIERSWLHFRPKTPLLSPSSSPPNTEFATPFYTSDMLTYETECIDTLSRLTNGPFNVELQALDRQLPQNLFADNEDSVFVTTDPIVLDTLMSESLINRVDKDSSKSLDLASGSHDSLNDIGLNESSDDNEKLLANILEECQMEDGKALNQTSNFWNGLLEEDGNTLPVALDLDMLENGRASTPKFDRSLGYCSDALSLYSKHLTDDEPTDKIDDKTRAMTNNSQKSKCHIEVGRSHFKLSRTKSDQLLHLKLKTARSATAKLDIDPVSQIKVEPTDELNPCNSRPELVDPSVVSSTTDQDTVLSKEPIVIKQEQPVTPCDATASHDYAAPVPCVVSSGAATVIPTILKSTTLVRTSGIIPTSGQNWQQQNVNNSQGVTTTTTTTTGVRRQINGPQGLQNLLRSTNAYVSSQQQQQQQKIPQNTIIDDNRDNKLKQVNDSSGGNTNHNTGLSSLPEQQQVNIIHGNIPQQFAIIGSTTGSGPGTQNRIFLTPTPHQQHQQVSTVGQTGGNTTLATIPSTAILMNDGKGSVVDGKAIQQRVKLSDNRILYATNLKNNRGQLVTQLNQKVLNIVPIGHPKNNILSAAASATTATSGGLSAGQTINVVSGAPLSITKSGHMIQRVTTINNSQNIRANNTGTTTSIVGNIVGTQQKVIGLVNTSPATVVDVNQATNAVKIIQTNDNNSVSGININTSNR is encoded by the exons atgtccaaaTTATCTTTTCGGGCGAGGGCCCTAGATCCCTCGAAACCAATGCCAATTTACTTGGCCGACGAATTGCCAGACCTTCCAGAATATTCAGCAATCAACAGGGCAGTGCCCCAAATGCCGAGTGGCATGGAAAAAGAGGAAGAATCT gaaCACCATCTGCAGCGAGCAATTTGTGCAGGTTTATTAATTCCAACACCTGAAGTGAGCACAGTCGACGATGACGCCTTTTATAATAGAGTTTATCCGCCCGACTACAAGATGCCAAGGCAACTTATTCACATGCAAC ctctcgGCATGGATACAGATATTCCGGACTATGATATGGATGCTGCCGATGAAATTTGGGTGGAATCGCAACAGCGAAGGCTAGATTTGACGCCATTAAAGTTTGAGCAAATGATGGACAAGTTAGAAAAGTCGTCAGGACAAACGGTGGTGACTTTGAATGAGGCTAAAGCTCTTCTGAAGGAAGATGACGACGTTTCTATCGCTGTCTTTGATTACTGGCTCAACAAACGACTGACAACA caaacTCCATTAATTCCATGTGTAAAGACAGAAAATCGAACTGGAATGGCACCCAATAATCCATATTTAGCATTTAGGAGGAGAACCGAGAAAATGCAAACtagaaaaaatcgtaaaaatgatgaattttcatacgaaaaaatgtgtaaactaaa acgagAATTGAGTCGTGCAGTTACCCTTTTAGAAATGATAAAACGACGAGAAAAGTCCAAACGTGCTCAGTTGCTGTTGacaattgaaatatttgaaaaacgcTATGCAGCTCGAGATTTTAATGGACAGCTTGTTCAAGATATAGTCAACAGTATGGCAAGATCTCAAAG ACCTGCATGTGCGCCACTGCATTCGAATCAGTATCAATATTCTCCTTTATCTTCATCAAACTTGGCGACTTGGGGAAACAGTGGTTCCGGAACTACGTCAAATTCTCATCTGCTCTACAACAGTAGTTCGCAATACCATTCTACGACATCACAAAAGTCCTCAAATCATTCTACGATGATAAGGGATGCCGATGGGAATataataagaaaagaaaaacgacAGTACCGCAAACGCAAGCATAAACTGCAAAAGGAGAAGGGACTGCAGTCGAATAGTGGATTGATTAATGTGGGAAATGCAGGAAATACTGCAGTTGGATATTCCTCAACTGGACACCATTTGCATCATTTATCag GAATTCACCATAGCAGTATAGATAACATGTTGTCATCCGATGACGATGAATATAACAATGGAAACAATGCAGCGGGTTCAGAAAGTGAAGATGAAGGTTTATACGCCTTCAAAAGGAATCGAAATTGTAACTATAACCGG CCAATCACAGAACAATATGGTGACTGGCCATGGGTGTCAGCAGAGGAGCATGGAAAGgcagataaaaaatataggtTTACTCTTACATCGATACGACATCCCAA ACCTCGTTGCATTGGTTTTGCCAGAAGAAGAATGACACGAAATGGACGAATAGCATTAGATAGATGCTCAACGTCGCTTGACGACTTTTGGAAAAGTCTGGATTATACAATATTTGAcagtgaaaaacaaaaatctgaatctgcattacaacaaaaacaacaacaacaagcaacGTCGGTGATAGAGGACCGTTGTACAGAAGACCGGCTACATTCAGATACTCGGAAAGAAATGGCTGGTCGGATACGAATGTCAAGCGTGGGTGAGAGTTGGAGTGCTTCACCATCTTCGCTGTCCTTCGGGGCCAGCGAATCATtagaaaatgtgataaaatctGAGAGTGTAGAAACACCAACCTCTATTAAAATCAAGGAAGAACAATTAGATGATTACGAACGACTGATTGACAATGTAAATAATGATAGAAATAATAAGCAGATCAGTAATAGTTGTAGTAGTAGCAATAACACATTacgtaataatataaattcttCTTCGTCGGCGTCGTCGTCATCTGTTCCCGTTGTGACCAGTACGAATCCTAAGAACTCGTCGTTTACCAATGAATTTCTAGATTATGCTGTCAAAAGTGAAAGGACTGGATCAGTATCTTCAACATCATCGGTACAAAATGTACGACTTAAccagcaacagcagcaaacAGATACTTTGCATTTAGTTCATCCTAATTTATCATTAGCATCTGCCACCAATAGTAGTGTCCAGACATCGAATAACAACAATCAACTGTCACACACGCAAGAGTCTCGTGACAGTGGGATATCGATTAAATCCGAATCAATCAATGACAATGATGCTAATTTATTGCATCAGCTACCACAAGAATTATCCGACAGTATTTACGATGAGTTTTTGGATGAAATTGAACGCAGCTGGCTCCATTTTCGACCAAAGACTCCGCTATTGTCACCGTCCTCTTCACCACCGAACACCGAATTCGCAACACCCTTTTATACAAGTGATATGTTAACGTATGAGACAGAATGCATCGATACGCTTAGTAGGCTTACAAATGGACCTTTTAACGTTGAACTACAGGCACTGGATCGTCAGTTaccgcaaaatttatttgccgATAACGAAGATAGTGTTTTTGTAACAACAGATCCCATCGTTCTAGATACTCTTATGAGTGAGTCGTTAATAAATCGGGTTGATAAAG ATTCATCGAAATCCCTAGACCTAGCAAGTGGCAGTCACGACAGTTTGAATGACATTGGATTAAATGAATCTAGCGATGATAATGAAAAGCTGCTCGCTAATATTCTAGAGGAGTGCCAAATGGAAGATGGAAAGGCATTAAATCAAACGAGCAATTTCTGGAATGGCCTTTTGGAAGAAGATGGTAACACATTGCCCGTAGCTCTAGATTTAGACATGTTGGAAAACGGTAGAGCGTCAACCCCAAAGTTCGATCGAAGTTTAGGATACTGTTCCGATGCTTTGTCATTGTATAGTAAGCATCTAACGGATGACGAGCCCACTGATAAAATTGATGACAAGACTAGAGCGATGACGAACAACAGTCAAAAATCAAAGTGCCACATTGAAGTCGGACGAAGCCACTTTAAACTGTCACGTACGAAAAGTGATCAACtattgcatttaaaattgaaaaccgCTCGTTCAGCTACTGCAAAACTTGATATTGATCCCGTTTCACAGATTAAAGTTGAGCCAACGGATGAACTTAATCCTTGCAACTCACGTCCGGAACTCGTTGATCCCTCTGTTGTTTCGTCCACTACTGATCAAGATACCGTTTTGTCAAAGGAACCTATCGTGATAAAGCAAGAACAACCTGTTACTCCCTGTGATGCTACGGCATCGCATGACTATGCTGCACCTGTTCCGTGCGTCGTGTCAAGTGGAGCTGCTACAGTGATCCCAACGATACTTAAATCTACCACGCTAGTTCGAACTTCTGGTATCATTCCAACCTCGGGTCAAAATTGGCAACAACAAAACGTAAACAACTCCCAGGGAGTGACAACAACGACCACCACTACAACAGGCGTAAGAAGGCAAATTAACGGGCCACAAG GTCTACAAAACTTATTGAGATCAACAAATGCATATGTGAgttcacaacaacaacaacaacaacaaaaaataccaCAGAATACGATAATAGATGATAACAGGGACAACAAACTCAAACAAGTTAATGATTCCAGTGGTGGAAACACCAATCACAATACAGGTTTGTCGAGTTTGCCTGAGCAGCAACAAGTTAACATAATCCACGGGAATATACCACAACAATTTGCGATAATAGGATCGACAACCGGATCGGGTCCCGGTACAcaaaaccgcatttttttgaCACCAACGCCGCACCAACAACACCAACAGGTGTCAACTGTAGGTCAAACAGGCGGCAATACAACACTTGCAACCATTCCCTCAACTGCGATCCTCATGAATGACGGCAAGGGCTCCGTCGTTGACGGCAAGGCAATCCAGCAACGTGTAAAACTTAGCGACAATCGAATCTTGTATGCGACTAATCTAAAGAACAACCGTGGTCAATTGGTGACGCAACTTAACCAGAAAGTTCTTAATATTGTACCGATTGGCCATcccaaaaacaacattttgtcCGCAGCTGCATCGGCAACTACCGCAACTAGTGGAGGGCTTTCTGCTGGTCAAACAATAAATGTTGTTTCTGGTGCTCCATTGAGCATAACAAAATCAGGTCATATGATTCAGCGCGTAACCACTATAAATAATAGTCAAAATATTCGAGCTAACAACACGGGGACTACCACGAGTATCGTTGGAAACATCGTCGGTACGCAACAGAAAGTCATTGGACTGGTGAATACTTCGCCAGCTACTGTTGTCGACGTAAACCAAGCCACAAATGCAGTCAAAATCATTCAaactaatgataataattctGTATCAGGTATCAATATAAATACGTCTAATAGGTGA
- the LOC134832351 gene encoding galactose mutarotase-like gives MSSDSGKQLGQNSMSRTEVEFAVRKNDILLQCSNFGFVEQSKNGDSSIVKKYKWINKNNMQAEVITYGATITKILVPDKNGKLADIVLGFDDIQEYENNKNPNIGCTIGRVTNRISNGKFVIGEREIVLETNADGHHLHSEASGFSKRNWKATNEGTMVIMSLLSLDGDGGYPGDVLSHVTFYLDNDNNFHIKMQAVVSEETPINMTNHSYFNLGGHESGQDSLYEHFLTINADKITVNDCDTIPTGKFQSVTGSKFDFRVSRNIGKSISHTYFGFDDNFCITKGTDQKLCFMARAIHPNSGRYLEVYSDQPGLQFYTANSLPDQVKSNATEVNNFSYKTDSITHLDPVPIEMTSVLTEELICTHQKEFNKEEPLKGKGGALYTKHGAFCLEPQKYPDAVNRPEFPSIIVKPESLYSHNIIFKFGVV, from the exons ATGAGTAGTGATTCGGGAAAGCAGCTAGGGCAAAATTCAATGTCACGCACTGAAGTTGAATTTGCTGTAcggaaaaatgatattttactGCAATGCAGTAATTTTGGTTTTGTTGAACAATCCAAAAATGGTGATTCATCTATTGTTAAGAAATACAAATGgattaacaaaaacaacatgCAAGCAGAGGTTATAACTTATGGCGCAACTATAACCAAAATACTAGTTCCGGACAAGAATGGCAAATTAGCCGACATAGTCTTAGGATTCGACGACATACAAGAAtacgaaaacaacaaaaaccccAACATTGGATGTACTATTGGTCGTGTTACCAATCGAATTTCCAACGGCAAGTTTGTTATCGGAGAAAGAGAAATAGTTCTGGAAACAAATGCAGACGGTCATCATTTACATAGTGAAGCGTCCGGATTCAGCAAGAGAAATTGGAAAGCAACAAATGAAGGCACGATGGTTATCATGTCCCTCTTATCTTTGGATGGAGACGGTGGCTATCCAGGAGACGTATTAAGTCATGTTACATTCTATCTGGACaacgataataattttcatataaaaatgcaaGCTGTTGTTTCGGAAGAAACACCTATAAATATGACCAATCACTCGTATTTTAATCTTGGAGGGCACGAAAGTGGACAAGACTCGTtgtatgaacattttttgacgaTTAACGCTGACAAAATTACAGTAAACGACTGTGACACAATACCAACAGGAAAGTTTCAGAGTGTCACAGGAAGCAAATTTGACTTTAGGGTATCTCGTAATATTGGCAAATCGATATCTCATACATACTTTGgatttgatgataatttttgcataacGAAAGGTACCGATCAAAAACTCTGTTTTATGGCAAGAGCAATACATCCAAATTCCGGCCGTTATTTAGAAGTTTATAGTGATCAGCCGGGACTACAGTTTTACACTGCAAACTCATTACCGGATcag gTAAAATCAAATGCTACAGAagttaacaatttttcgtataaaacgGATAGCATAACGCATCTTGATCCAGTGCCCATTGAGATGACATCAGTACTCACAGAAGAATTAATTTGTACGCACCAAAAAGAGTTTAACAAGGAGGAGCCTCTTAAGGGGAAAGGTGGTGCATTGTATACGAAACATGGGGCTTTTTGTTTGGAGCCACAAAAATATCCGGATGCTGTAAACCGACCTGAATTTCCCTCAATAATTGTCAAGCCAGAAAGCTTATATTCacacaatattattttcaaatttggtgTAGTTtaa